In Haloplanus sp. XH21, the genomic stretch CGGATCAGTGGGACCCCCGACATCCGAACCGTACTGTGCTTTCAAATCCAGAATTCGAACCGCACCGGTATCCGATAGGGCCGAGAGTAACTCGTCGCTCGGCGTATCGGGGACGTCGATCTTGAACTCGATATCCGAATCTGTATCGAGGAACCGGTTCACGGGACGGATGTGTGGTGGATCCCCGAGCTGTAGACTGACGACGAATGCCATCGGTTCGTACGTACGGTCAAGTACCGATGCCAGCGTTCGCCCCGACTGTTTGAGTGCCAGATCGAGAACTGCACTCTCGATCGCCCAGCGCAAATACTCGGGAGCGTCCCTGGACGCAGTCTGTGTCGAGAAATTGGCATCGAGAGCGTCCGAAAACGTTCCGATCGTCCAGTCACCCGTCGGAAGCGCTAGTCCCTCTTCGCGAAGTCGCTCGTGAGCCTCTCTGGAACGGGTGACATCTTCTCCGAATCCAGTCACGCCTTGACCGCGAACACGAATGATGGTTCGCTCGAACGTCCGGTGTTCTGTCTCGATACGCCTTCCGTCGAACGAGACCGCTTCGACGGTGACCGGTAACGAATTGAGCTCTTCATAGAGCTCGGGGAACTCACTGGGTATCGCGTCCTCCCGATCCCTTCCGGGTTTGTGGTCGTCCATACGTTCAGTGAGTGCTCTGTGCTGAAATACCCAGACGACTTTCCACCCAAAGGGAGGAGACACGGTCGTGTCAAGTTAAGCGTGAAGAGTGAGGCGTGATGATTTCGTAGTGCTCTATGCCAGAAATCACACGCCTCAGCGACGATAGCGACTGGATCGAATTAGATTTTGTGGAGCGTCAGTGGACACCCGAGTTCGCGATGCGGCTCGGTATTCAGATGCACGTGGCAGGACTATCACTTTTGGATACCATCTCTATTCTTGAAAGGTTGGGTGTCGAACGCTCTCGAACGGCTGTCCACAACTGGGTGCAGAAGGCCGATCTACAGCCCGAAGGCGGTGCGAGCCCGAATCACGTTGCACTCGACGAAACCGTGATTCGAATCAACGGACAGCAGTATTGGCTGTATGCCGCCGTCGATCCTGAAACGAACAAATTCCTTCATATCCGGATCTTTAGCACGTATACGACCGGCTTAACCGAAATCTTCCTGAGTGAATTACGCGAGAAACACGACGTCGAAACCGCCGTATTTCTCGTCGACGATGCTCAGTGGCTCAAAACTGCCCTCGACCGACACGGCCTCGATTGCAGATACGAACTCCATGGCAATCGGAATGCCGTCGAACGTATCTTTAGAGAAGTAAAACGCTGAACCTCTTCGTTTTCAAATACGTTCAGCCACGTGGAGCCGACGACCGCAGAAACGTGGCTTCAAGCCCTCGCCGTCTGGTGGAATCGATGCCAAAGTTAACGCGACCCTGTCGAGAGCGACGTGACGACGTTTCACGCCATCGAACCTGATCTCTATATGCGGCGACAGGCAGAGGAGAAGGCACGAACTTACTCTTTGGATGTCACCATTGACGACTCACCAGCTGAGTCGCTCCCATATCGTGATGACACGTTTGACGTCGTCATTGCATCGATGGTATTCTGTACGATCCCAGACGTCGAGACAGCGTTGAGTGAGGTGTCACGGGTACTCAAGCCAGGTGGTGAGTTCCGATTCTTCGAACACGTCGCCGATGATGGATGGCGTGGGCGTGTGCAGGGGGTACTCGCGCCACTCTGGAAACGGCTAGCCGGGGGCTGTCATCTAACGCGCCAAACTGCGTTGCGATTCGCAGCTGAACCAACATTCGATATCGTCGAGATCGAACCTCTGCATCTCGGTGTAACACCGATCCGCCCGTTCGTACGAGGTATCCTTCGCAAACGGACGTGGTCTCCTATCTGAGCTCGCCGATAAGGAGGAACGTCTCCGGCCGGACGGCCATATGCTCGATGTGAAATCCAGCTTCGCGGAGGTCGTTCGCCGTTTCCGCACCACTGAATCGTTCATCAAGTGGAGGTCCGTGGTCTCCACTCCCCGTTGCCGCCCAATCGACGATAACCAACCGACCAGCGTCCGCCAACACGCGAGTGATCTCGGCCAGCGCCTCTTCCCCAGCGAACTCATGGTACGTCATCGTTGAGAATGCAGCGTCGAGGCTGTTCGTATCGAGCGGGAGATCATCGACGCCACTCATCACGAGTTCGACGTTCTCGGGGACGCCTTTCTCCCGATAGTAATCGTGCATCGCTTCTTGGATGTCGACGGCGTACACGTGGTCGACAGCCGGCGCGATATCGTCGGTGTAGAACCCGGTCCCGCTGCCGAAGTCCGCTACGGTCTCGTCGCCATCCGGTGACAGTGCCCAGAGCAACCCTTCCGCGGAGAGGAAGCGGTACCGTCGCTGTGCGTCCTCGAGTTTGTCGGCGCGGTCGGCGTCGAACGTGTGATATCCCATGTTAGAAGTTCGCGAACGCCTCGTCAACGAGTTCTCCGGTGTCCGCGACGATGCCCGCCATTTCCTCGTTGTCGGGCGCCATCCCGACGAGGCGGGCGATGCGCATAATGGAGACATGATAGACGACCTGCTTTCCGGGTTCCTCTTCCCAGATGACGACGTTACAGGCCATGAGCGCACCGAGTTTGTTGTCGGTCGCGTCCAGCGCGCGGTCGGCCACCTCTGGGTTGCACGCGCCTAACACGTAGTAGGGGTTGCGGCCCGCGTCGACTTTTTCGTTGAGCATCTCGGAGGGCGAGAACTCGACGGGAACGCCGAAGCCGGCATCTGTGAACACGTCCCGGACGTGTTCGACCGCTTCCTCGTGGCTCATCTCGAGGGTTGCCTGTTGTTCGCCGATGTCTTCCGGGTCGATCTGGCTTGGGTCGATTGGGAGCGTCATTCGTGTGTTATATTGGGGTGATAGAACAAAATCTCTTCGGATATTTTTCGCGAGTCTGGGTTTTTGGGTAGATAGAACCAAATACCTGACGCTATGGGCAAGATCAGGCTAGTTATATTGTGTGATTAGAACAAGACTATTAAGCACGCGGTGCGTAGAGGCTAGTAATGGCAACCCAGGCAGCAGAGACAGACAATGTGGTTTCGCTTGATGACGACGACATCAAAACGGTCGTCGAAGACAGCAGCGTCGCGCTCGTGGAGTTCTACACGGAGTGGTGTGGAACCTGCGAGCGGATGAAGCCGGTTCTCGAAGAACTAGCGAAAGATACTGACGCGACGATCCTGACGATCGATATTGAGTCGAACCTTGAAACGGCAATCGAGTTCGGTGCCCAGAGCACGCCCACGTTCGTCCTGTTCGCCGACGGGCAACCGGTGAAACAGCTTCGCGGCGGCCAGACCGAACAGACACTCCGCGACCTAATCGTCCAGTACCACGACTAACTCACCGACAACGAAATGACCTCCAGAGAACTCCGCGCCGACACGCCCGCCTTACACGAGGACGTCTACCTGAACTTCGGCGCCCACGGACCGAGTCCACGGTACGTCGTCGAGGCTGCTGACGAGTTCGCATGGTCACACGAGTACGAAACGAGCACGCAAACGACCCTACGTGGCGGCGTTCGCCGCCTATGACCGCGTGCGGGAGCGCGTCGCCACCTTCGTCGGTGCAGATGACGACGAGATCGCGCTCACGGAGAGCACGACCGCGGGCATCAACGCCGTCGCGACCGCCATCGACTGGGAGCCCGGCGATACCGTCGTTCGAACTGACCTCGAACACCCGGACGGGACGCTTCCGTGGCAACGTTTAGAACAGGAGGGCGTTGAGGTTTGCGTCGTCGAGACGGAGAACGGTCCCGTCGATCTCGACGCCTTCGCCGAGGCCGTCGCCGACGCACGCCTGACCTGTTTCAGCGCGGTGATGTGGACGCACGGTACCCAGTTGCCGGTCGCCGACCTCGTCGACCTCGCTCACGAAGCTAGCGCGCTCACGCTCGTCGACGCTGTGCAAGTGCCGGGACAGCTTCCCATCCATATCGGCGAATGGGGGGCCGATGCCGTCGCGGCGGCCGGTCACAAGTGGCTGCTGGGGCTGTGGGGCGGCGGCTTCCTCTATGTCGACCGGACAGATGTTGATTCCCTGCTGCCCAGTACAGTTCGGCCACCGTCGGGAGCGACGGCTTCCGCAGGGCCACTGAGCCGCTCGTGGAGCAGTTCCTCCACCGGATGGCCTTCCGGCCACAGGTAGTGGACCTCGCGGCGCTCGCGATGGTCGTAGGAGCCGCACGCCGCTGCGCACCCAGTCCAGACGCGCCAAGCACCGAGCGCGCCAATCACGTCGACGATGGCACGGGGACCCGTCTGGTGGTCGTCCGGGAAGAACACCCGGAAGCGGGTACACCCTTCTTGCGGCGGCACGGTCTCCCACCAGTCTTCGCTGGAGCCCCAGCTGTCGTACATCGCCTCGTCGCTCCCGTAGCCGACTGTCACGCCATCGATCGGCGTCCAGTCTGCTGGGAGGTGGCCCGACTCGCCTTCGAGCACCCGGAGGACGGCGTATCGGAGGTACTCGTGGGCTTGGTTGTCTGTCGTTCGAGCGATCTGGTCGTGTTGCTTGGCGACGTGCTCGGCTTCCTCGAGGAGCGTCGTGAGATAGGGTTCAGTCATTATTTGACGGAGGTCAGAACGCGCCTCCGCCCCTCCGCGGGCGCTGAAAAACTTAACCAACACAACGGAAGGAACCCATCACTCTGTTGGTTAACTGTGTTAGGACGAGGATTCGCTTTCGAGCACGTCGATGAGCTCTTCTGCTGTGGAACTGATCCGTCCGAGCCGCTCGCGAACGACCTCGGGATCGTCCGACTCCCACGCAGCGAGGTAGAACGCCGACCCGCTGGTGTCCAACCCACAGTAGCGCCCGACGACGTACGCGACGGCTTCGGCCTCGACTTCGCGTTTTGCCCGCTCGGTGTCGTCGTCGACGTCGAAGTGGAGCAGAGCGTGCGCGTACTCGTGAATCAGCGTCCGCGCGAGGTCGGCCTCGTTCTCCCGATCACGCACCTCGACGAGCGGCTGAACGTCGACGAGGCTCAGCTGCTCGCAGATGCCCTTCGCCTCGCCGTGGGTCCACTCATCGGCTGGAACGATCCGCACCGTCACGCCGAGGTCGTCAGCGGCGGCAGTCAACTGCTCGACGAGGTCGCCGGCGTCCCCGGTTGCTTCTGTGTCCAGGTCGGGAAGCGGCTCGCCCTCGGTCTGGGAGACGTCGAACACCGGCGCGGGCTTGAACCCGACCAGGCCCTCGGACCACTCCTCGGGTGGCGTCTCGTCGTACTCACAGTCACTGTCCTCGTGGTAGCTCGGCGAATTCTCGCACTCCGGGCACTGCTTGGAGATGATCGGCGCCCAGATCCAGATGGCCGACTCACCCTCCTTGACGTGGCGGTCGAACTCCTCCTGCCACGTCCGGTAGCCCGCCACCCGGCTCGCCTCGGGACACTGCCGCTTGATGAGGAGCGTGTTCCGGTAGGAGTAGTCGTGGAAGCGACTCTGGACGTCCAGCCACTCCTGGAACTCCGCGCTGGCCTGCGCGTCGTCGACGCCGGCGACGAGGTCGTCGATCCACTGTTCGATCGTACTGTTCATCTCGTCGGATCGCGTGTCGGTCTGGTCGAAGGAGACCGACGAGTCTCTGGTCGTAGCCATTGTGTTCACCGAATCGGATGAATACGATTTCACCAGTTCAGAACGCGCCGCACCCCTCAGAGGCGGATGAACAACCCCCGAGGAATGCTACCGAAGCTCGGCTGTATCGTCGGTGCGACCGACCGTCGTAACTACTATAACAATTTCGTCATATCATAGTCGATATCGAAAACAGGAGATTAACGGCCAGCAGCACTGAAATTTGGCTGACTTCTTGTTGGATGCGTCCGTATTCTCACTGACAACCCCGACATTTAACATTTCCCGGAGTGGAAACGCACTATAGATATCAGGTGAAATCGTGTCCTCCGACCCTCCTATTGGGAGCGATTCTCTCAACCCACTATCCGATTTAGACACATCTGACGCAGGTCCCCGCCTACCATCGCCGAGTTCTTCGAAAAGAACAAACACATGCTCGGCTTCGACTCGGGCGCTAGAGGACTTGTAACGGCCGTGAAGGAGACGGTCAATAACGCGCTTGAAGCGGCCGAGGAGGCTGATATACTCCCGGAAATCTACATTGAGATCGCGGAGGCCGGGGACTACTACCGCCTAGTGGTCGAAAATAATGGCCCCGGTGTCACCAAAGAACAGGTTCCCAAGATCTGGTCGTGTTAACTTTGGCATCGATTCCACCAGACAGCGACGGCTTGGAGCCACGTTTCTGCTGTCGTCGGCTCCACATGGCTGAACGTATTTGAAAACGAAGAGGTTCGTCGTTTTACTTCTCTAAAGATACATTCGACGGCATTCCGATTGCCATGGCGTTCGTATCTGCAATCAAGGCCGTGTCGATCGAGGGCTGTTTGAAGCCATTGGGTGCCATCGACGAGAAACACAGCGGTTTCAACATCGTGTTTCTCGCGTAATTCACTCAGGAAAATTTCGGTAAAACCGGCCGTACACGTGCTAAAGAGCCGAATATGAAGGAACATGTTCGTTTCAGGATCGATGGCGGCGTATAGCCAGTATTGCTGATCGTTGATTCGAATCACAGTTTTCGTCGAGCGCGACGTGATTCGGGCTCGCACCGCCTTCGGGCTGTAGATCGGCCTTCTGCACCCAGTTGTGGACGGCCGTTCGAGAGCGTTCGACACCCAACCTCTCAAGAATAGAGATGGTGTTCGAAAGTGATAGTCCAGCCAAATGGAGTCGGATACCAAGCCGCATCGCGAACTCGGGTGTCCGCTGACGCTCCACAAAATCTAATTCGATCCAGTCGCTACCGTCGCTGAGGCGTGTGATTTCTGGCATAGAGCACTACGAAATCACCACGCCTCACTCTTCACGCTTAACTTGACACGACCCAAAATAGTTGCACAAAATATAATAACATTGAAGATGATATTCTAACGGACCATGGCACAAGTTAGCACCCCTGAAGTCGAGCATCCACTTGACCCCCTGACGGCATCCGAAATCGAACTGACGACCGATATCTTGGAGGGTCATGACCAGGTGACCGACGACGTCGGCTTCTACAGCTACCAGCCGGTCGAACCTCCAAAGGGCGAACTCGACGGGTGGGACGAGGGCGAGCCGTTCGACCGGAAGGTCAAGGCGGTCCTCCGGAACTTTGAGAAGAGAGAGACGTATGAGGCTGTGATCTCGCTCGACGACGACGAGATCATCTCCTGGGAACGCCTCCCCAACGCCATCCCCCACATCCCGGACATGGACGTCCGCGAGGCCGAGGAGACGATCATCGAAAACGAAGAGTTCCGTGACGCCGCCCGCAAGCGAGGTGTCGAGGAGTTCGATCACGTCATCGTCGACCCGTGGCCGGTCAACGCCAGCGAGTTCGTCCCCGACGACATCGAGGACCGACGGCTCGCGCGGGGCATCTCCTGGGTCGGGCGCGACGAGAAGGACAACGCCTACTCCCGCCCGCTCGAGGGTATCCACGTGTTCATCGACCTCGACGACATGGAGGTCCTGGAGGTCGTCGACAACGGGGTCGTCGACGAGGACAGCCCGCTCCCGCCCGAGCGGGCGGACTTCCGAGCCGACCAGGTTGACACCCGCGACACCCGCGAACACCTCGATGTCGTCCAGCCCGACGGCGTCAGCTGGGAGGTCGATGGTCGCGAGGTCGAATGGGAGAAATGGTCGTTCCGCGTCGGCTGGACCGACCGCGAGGGGCTGGTGCTCCACGACATCTCCTACGACGACGACGGCGAGGAGCGTCAGATCCTCCATCGACTGTCTGCGACGGCGATGGCCGTTCCCTACGGCGATACCGATCCTAACCACAGCTGGAAGAACGCCCTCGACATCGGCGAGTTCAACGTCGGCCGCATGGTCAACTCGCTGGACGAGGGCTGTGACTGCCTGGGTGTGATGCACTACTTCGACGCCGTCACCAACGACCGGGACGGCAACGTTCTGCATTTCCCCAACGCCATCTGTATGCACGAGGAGGACGACGGCCTCCTCTGGAAGCACACGGAGGTCCGCAAGGGCAACACCGAAGTCCGCCGCCGTCGCCGGCTTGTCATCTCCCAGATCGCCACGGTGTACAACTACGACTACGCGTTTTACTACTACTTCTACCAGGACGGCCGCATCGAGGCGGAGATGCGCCTGACCGGCATCGACTCCAACGGCGTCGTGCCCGAAGGGACGACCGCCGACGACACGGGCGGGTTCTACGAGATCTCCGCTCCGCAAATCAAGACCTCCCTCCACCAACACTGCTTCAACTTCCGGATGGATTTCGACATCGACGGCGAGGACAACTCCGTCTACGAAGTCCACAACGAACCGGTCGACGAGGTAGCCTGGACCCACGAGGAGTCCGAGAACCCCGCCGGCCAGGGTTGGTACATGGACGAGACGCTGCTGGAGACCGAACAGGACGCCCGCATGGACATCGATCCCAACCGGGGTCGGTACTGGCAGGTCGTCAACCCGAACAAGGAAAGCGCCTACGGCTACAATCCGGGTTACAAACTCCACCCCAAGACGAACGTCGAGACGCCAATCCAGAGCGGGGCTCCCGCACGGCGGCGGGCAGGCTTCCTCGACAACGACTTCTGGGTGACGCCGTACGACCCCGACGAAATGTACGCGGACGGCGAGTACCCGACCCAGAATGACAATCCCTCGGGTCTGCGCGAGTGGACCGCTCAGGACCGCAACATCGTCAACGAGGACGTGGTCCTGTGGTACACGCTGGGCGTCAACCACCGCACCCGGCCCGAGGACTGGCCGGTGCTGCCCGTCGAGGTGGCCAGCTTCGAACTCGCACCTGAAGGGTTCTTCGACGAAAACCCGGCAGTCGACGTGGCACCCGAACCCGCTGCCTGCGAACACGACGTCACCGCCGACGACGATTGACGACAGGCTCACTCCCCGGTCGCTCCGTATCCCACACCGGTTGCGACATGCCGCCGGAACCCGACTGGTGACGGTCGTGGTGATGCACACCTCCCTTCGCGGCCGGATCGATTCAACGGGTCGTACTCGGCTACGATATTCCGTACTTGGTCGGTGACCTCATTCTAGTCAATGATTGCGACGTGCTTTTCGATCTGTAGGAGTGATCATATATGGGAATCTCGATGAGCGCCATCTCACCGCTGAGGCCACCAACCCGCGCCTGAATCATACTCTCGAGGTCCTCAAAGGTGGATAGCGGTCGACGTCGTTGGGAATGATCCCGGTTCACGCTTCATCACTACGGTCACCAGCGGCCAATTCGACGAACTGATTGAACTCGCGGACTGCGTTGCGTCGGTAGTCGAACGTTGAACGGATCGTCCTTCTGCATTGATATCAAAAGTTGTGCACATAGTAACATGGTCGTGGCTGCGCGCGCAGCGACCCGCGGGAGCGAGCACGGAGTGGTGGGAGGGGCGGTGGGGCTTGGGCTGGTCTGGCGTCCAATAAAAAACGGGGAGACTACGTCAACCTACGACTCCCACCACCGCTCACGATCCAGGAACACGATCGGCTCGTCGACGTCAATGCGATCGACCACCGGCCACGATACTAGCTCACCTTCGCCGCCCGGATCCGCATGCGTTCGCCTTTTCGCACCGTCGGTTGATCGCTCTTCGTCCACACCGTGAACTTCGTGCGCGCCGTCTCGTCACCGATCAGCCCGGCCTGCTGTACCGACCCGTCTGTCTCGAACAGCGTCTTTACTTCGCGCTTAAGGCTCACCTCGCCGCG encodes the following:
- a CDS encoding thioredoxin family protein — protein: MATQAAETDNVVSLDDDDIKTVVEDSSVALVEFYTEWCGTCERMKPVLEELAKDTDATILTIDIESNLETAIEFGAQSTPTFVLFADGQPVKQLRGGQTEQTLRDLIVQYHD
- a CDS encoding DUF302 domain-containing protein is translated as MTLPIDPSQIDPEDIGEQQATLEMSHEEAVEHVRDVFTDAGFGVPVEFSPSEMLNEKVDAGRNPYYVLGACNPEVADRALDATDNKLGALMACNVVIWEEEPGKQVVYHVSIMRIARLVGMAPDNEEMAGIVADTGELVDEAFANF
- a CDS encoding class I SAM-dependent methyltransferase; the protein is MGYHTFDADRADKLEDAQRRYRFLSAEGLLWALSPDGDETVADFGSGTGFYTDDIAPAVDHVYAVDIQEAMHDYYREKGVPENVELVMSGVDDLPLDTNSLDAAFSTMTYHEFAGEEALAEITRVLADAGRLVIVDWAATGSGDHGPPLDERFSGAETANDLREAGFHIEHMAVRPETFLLIGELR
- a CDS encoding ArdC-like ssDNA-binding domain-containing protein, which gives rise to MATTRDSSVSFDQTDTRSDEMNSTIEQWIDDLVAGVDDAQASAEFQEWLDVQSRFHDYSYRNTLLIKRQCPEASRVAGYRTWQEEFDRHVKEGESAIWIWAPIISKQCPECENSPSYHEDSDCEYDETPPEEWSEGLVGFKPAPVFDVSQTEGEPLPDLDTEATGDAGDLVEQLTAAADDLGVTVRIVPADEWTHGEAKGICEQLSLVDVQPLVEVRDRENEADLARTLIHEYAHALLHFDVDDDTERAKREVEAEAVAYVVGRYCGLDTSGSAFYLAAWESDDPEVVRERLGRISSTAEELIDVLESESSS
- a CDS encoding class I SAM-dependent methyltransferase, with translation MTTFHAIEPDLYMRRQAEEKARTYSLDVTIDDSPAESLPYRDDTFDVVIASMVFCTIPDVETALSEVSRVLKPGGEFRFFEHVADDGWRGRVQGVLAPLWKRLAGGCHLTRQTALRFAAEPTFDIVEIEPLHLGVTPIRPFVRGILRKRTWSPI
- a CDS encoding primary-amine oxidase, which gives rise to MAQVSTPEVEHPLDPLTASEIELTTDILEGHDQVTDDVGFYSYQPVEPPKGELDGWDEGEPFDRKVKAVLRNFEKRETYEAVISLDDDEIISWERLPNAIPHIPDMDVREAEETIIENEEFRDAARKRGVEEFDHVIVDPWPVNASEFVPDDIEDRRLARGISWVGRDEKDNAYSRPLEGIHVFIDLDDMEVLEVVDNGVVDEDSPLPPERADFRADQVDTRDTREHLDVVQPDGVSWEVDGREVEWEKWSFRVGWTDREGLVLHDISYDDDGEERQILHRLSATAMAVPYGDTDPNHSWKNALDIGEFNVGRMVNSLDEGCDCLGVMHYFDAVTNDRDGNVLHFPNAICMHEEDDGLLWKHTEVRKGNTEVRRRRRLVISQIATVYNYDYAFYYYFYQDGRIEAEMRLTGIDSNGVVPEGTTADDTGGFYEISAPQIKTSLHQHCFNFRMDFDIDGEDNSVYEVHNEPVDEVAWTHEESENPAGQGWYMDETLLETEQDARMDIDPNRGRYWQVVNPNKESAYGYNPGYKLHPKTNVETPIQSGAPARRRAGFLDNDFWVTPYDPDEMYADGEYPTQNDNPSGLREWTAQDRNIVNEDVVLWYTLGVNHRTRPEDWPVLPVEVASFELAPEGFFDENPAVDVAPEPAACEHDVTADDD